Proteins co-encoded in one Nonlabens agnitus genomic window:
- the gcvH gene encoding glycine cleavage system protein GcvH yields MNIPAELKYTKDHEWVKIDGDIATVGITDFAQGELGDIVYVEVETIDETLEQEEVFGTVEAVKTVSDLFLPLSGEILEFNEKLEDEPELVNSDPYGDGWMIKMKISDDSQLSSLLSADAYKELVG; encoded by the coding sequence ATGAATATTCCAGCAGAATTAAAATACACAAAGGATCACGAGTGGGTCAAAATAGATGGTGATATCGCAACGGTAGGTATTACGGACTTCGCTCAAGGCGAGTTGGGTGATATCGTTTATGTAGAGGTAGAAACTATAGATGAAACTCTTGAACAAGAAGAAGTATTCGGTACGGTAGAAGCCGTAAAAACTGTTTCTGATCTTTTCTTGCCGCTGTCTGGGGAAATTCTGGAATTCAATGAGAAACTAGAAGATGAACCAGAATTGGTGAATTCTGATCCTTATGGAGATGGCTGGATGATCAAAATGAAAATTTCAGATGATTCCCAACTGTCTAGTTTGCTAAGCGCAGACGCGTATAAGGAATTAGTCGGGTAG
- a CDS encoding energy transducer TonB, with amino-acid sequence MEVKKSENADLRKNITIYALMGLAFMLLLSWQGLEYESKQVDVEEIYDEPMVMEEVEDIPITQMMDTPPPPPPPPPAPEVIEVVEDEVEIEEVEIQDTETDEQEEIVEIDEVAEEVGVVEEIADVPFAIIENVPVYPGCESEKNNADRKKCMQEKITRFVRKEFDTGIANEVGLSGKQTISVQFKIDRNGDVVNIVSRAKDPKLQTEAARVMNKLPKMTPGKQRGKPVGVIYGLPIIFEVQD; translated from the coding sequence ATGGAAGTAAAAAAATCAGAAAACGCAGATTTGCGTAAAAACATTACCATCTATGCCTTAATGGGTTTAGCATTTATGTTATTGCTCTCATGGCAAGGACTAGAGTATGAATCTAAGCAGGTCGATGTAGAAGAAATCTACGATGAGCCTATGGTTATGGAAGAAGTGGAAGATATTCCTATCACACAGATGATGGATACACCACCACCACCGCCACCACCGCCACCAGCACCCGAAGTAATAGAGGTTGTTGAGGATGAAGTAGAAATTGAAGAGGTTGAAATTCAAGATACTGAAACTGACGAGCAAGAGGAGATCGTAGAAATCGATGAAGTAGCTGAAGAAGTTGGTGTTGTAGAAGAAATTGCTGACGTACCATTTGCAATAATTGAAAATGTACCTGTTTATCCTGGTTGTGAAAGCGAGAAAAACAATGCAGATCGTAAAAAGTGTATGCAGGAGAAAATCACACGTTTTGTGAGAAAAGAGTTTGATACTGGTATTGCAAATGAAGTTGGTCTTTCAGGAAAACAAACGATTAGCGTTCAATTTAAAATTGATAGAAACGGAGATGTTGTAAATATTGTATCTAGAGCAAAGGATCCTAAACTACAGACAGAGGCCGCAAGGGTTATGAATAAATTACCTAAAATGACGCCAGGTAAGCAAAGAGGTAAACCAGTAGGTGTTATTTATGGACTTCCTATCATTTTTGAGGTTCAAGACTAA
- a CDS encoding VanZ family protein: protein MQKLLYWIAPFYTALIAYGSLSSSTVPSIDVENIDKAYHAGAYFLMMVVWYLFFYHRYLERQVHFEYNLGMILSQWSRTIAVAASIFSLVIGGLLELGQGFISQNRTMDGYDMLANGTGIIIAVLIMRVISLMKSPR, encoded by the coding sequence ATGCAAAAGCTTCTCTACTGGATAGCACCATTCTATACGGCGTTGATTGCCTACGGTTCTCTGTCCAGTAGTACAGTTCCTTCTATTGATGTTGAAAATATTGATAAAGCGTATCATGCCGGCGCCTATTTTTTGATGATGGTGGTGTGGTATTTGTTTTTTTACCATAGATATTTAGAGCGTCAGGTTCATTTTGAATACAATCTGGGTATGATTCTGTCGCAATGGTCAAGAACAATTGCTGTGGCAGCTTCTATTTTTTCCTTAGTTATAGGTGGTCTTTTAGAGTTGGGTCAGGGATTTATTTCGCAAAATAGAACAATGGACGGCTATGATATGCTAGCAAATGGGACTGGCATTATAATTGCAGTTTTGATAATGCGGGTTATATCTTTAATGAAGAGTCCTAGATAA